The following proteins are co-located in the Clostridiales bacterium genome:
- a CDS encoding serine protease: MLIAVAVPGQAFAAEQNCSLSQNITSNTNLSKIYNQLSQDTISKVKSNYSQLSCGKLDSAQLQELIKQYGKNVSVITPSKPSTPATPTKPTTPDTTTPTKPTTPDTTTPTKPADTDSNTNTNTNTNTDNAAIGDYEQQVVDLVNKERAAAGLSALKVNTKLASVAETKAEDLRDKNYFSHTSPTYGSPFDMMKQFGITYTAAGENIAKGQKTPSAVMNGWMNSEGHRANILNSSYTEIGVGYVTDSNGNTYWVQMFIRP, translated from the coding sequence ATGCTGATTGCTGTGGCAGTACCAGGCCAGGCATTTGCAGCGGAACAAAATTGCAGTTTAAGTCAAAACATCACTTCAAATACGAATCTCAGTAAAATATACAATCAATTGTCTCAAGACACGATCAGCAAAGTAAAATCAAACTATAGCCAGCTGTCTTGCGGAAAATTAGACAGCGCCCAGCTGCAGGAGTTGATAAAGCAGTACGGTAAGAACGTTTCTGTAATAACACCTTCAAAGCCAAGCACCCCTGCCACCCCAACAAAGCCAACAACCCCAGATACAACTACCCCAACTAAGCCGACGACTCCAGATACAACTACCCCTACCAAGCCGGCGGATACGGATTCAAACACTAACACAAATACCAATACCAACACCGATAATGCAGCAATAGGAGACTATGAACAGCAGGTTGTTGATTTGGTAAACAAAGAGAGAGCTGCAGCTGGTCTATCCGCTCTGAAAGTCAACACAAAACTTGCTTCAGTAGCAGAGACAAAGGCAGAGGATCTCAGAGACAAGAATTACTTCTCCCATACATCACCTACATACGGATCACCATTTGATATGATGAAACAGTTTGGAATCACATACACAGCTGCTGGCGAAAATATTGCCAAAGGTCAGAAGACACCTTCCGCAGTTATGAACGGCTGGATGAATTCCGAAGGTCATCGTGCCAACATCCTGAATTCCAGTTATACTGAAATCGGAGTTGGTTATGTAACAGACAGTAATGGAAACACATACTGGGTACAGATGTTTATCAGACCATAA